In Cryptomeria japonica chromosome 10, Sugi_1.0, whole genome shotgun sequence, a genomic segment contains:
- the LOC131039324 gene encoding UDP-glycosyltransferase 85A8: MPTAISRRLEQQGMHFRFLSLPDGLLPHHPRLLIIHEFFQAIHKLSPAMVRLLQSTADEVPPITCMIADSLFACAEEVATVLGVPRAVFWTFSCSASIALTNSRFLFDKGLIPVNVKEVQRPENLITCLPGNIPPVKPTDLMIFFRSKSDPIFDIFLYVSDKQK; encoded by the exons ATGCCCACTGCGATCTCCCGTCGGTTGGAACAGCAAGGAATGCACTTTCGGTTTCTCTCTCTTCCTGACGGCCTCCTTCCTCATCATCCTCGCCTTCTTATAATCCATGAGTTTTTCCAAGCAATACACAAACTAAGCCCCGCCATGGTTCGACTCCTACAAAGTACGGCCGATGAGGTTCCACCAATAACATGCATGATAGCGGATTCTCTCTTCGCCTGTGCTGAAGAGGTTGCCACGGTGCTTGGCGTTCCCCGCGCCGTATTCTGGACATTCTCTTGCTCTGCGTCCATTGCGTTAACTAATTCCCGGTTTCTCTTCGACAAGGGACTCATTCCAGTCAATG TGAAGGAGGTACAGCGCCCAGAAAACCTTATCACTTGTCTGCCCGGAAACATTCCACCAGTCAAACCAACGGATTTGATGATATTCTTCCGAAGCAAGTCCGATCCCATTTTCGATATCTTTCTTTACGTATCAGACAAACAGAAGTAG
- the LOC131039327 gene encoding subtilisin-like protease SBT1.6, translating into MGSDALAAMETAISDGADVLSLLFGYLLPPYFQDTIATGAFAAIKKGVVVVCSAGNSGPERGRMHNGAPWIFMIGASTIDRDFVASLKLGDGSVIKGSCFYTNPNKNGSYNIHQTKIIYESGDPACKRHFDAATVNGTVVLCANMNSLLIQVLKRAGVRALVSLPKTESFSSFPDDNFPNIVMKPEDGVGLVKYASSDSSPIVEVQLGLTSLGVKPAPSMASFSSRGPYPPSPNIMKPDVTAPGVNIFAAWLPNTTEGDNYAILSGTSMSCPHVAGLAVLMKAIHSEWSPAAIKSAIITTSYRLSNSNKAIMDLGYRGNPATPFDMGAGHVDPNKAVDPGLVYDISVEDYANYLCTLNYTTKQIQTITGTPVSCPSGLDLGSDGLNYPSFTAIFNKNATSSSSSTFKRTLTNVGDDISYYKAVLEVPKGLKVQVIPDAVEFKKKFEKVNFTVVVEVEEGVGNEFVLYGYLTWVDENGHVVKSPVLALFQ; encoded by the coding sequence ATGGGCTCTGATGCATTGGCTGCAATGGAGACCGCAATTAGCGACGGAGCTGACGTTTTGTCTCTCTTGTTTGGCTACCTCTTACCTCCCTATTTCCAAGATACAATAGCCACCGGTGCCTTTGCGGCTATAAAGAAAGGCGTTGTCGTTGTATGCTCTGCAGGGAACAGCGGGCCGGAGCGGGGACGCATGCACAATGGTGCACCTTGGATTTTCATGATCGGTGCCAGCACGATCGACAGAGATTTTGTTGCTTCTTTGAAGTTGGGTGACGGTAGCGTCATCAAAGGCTCCTGCTTCTATACTAATCCAAACAAAAACGGGAGCTACAACATACATCAAACCAAGATCATTTACGAGAGTGGAGACCCTGCATGCAAGAGGCACTTCGATGCTGCTACGGTGAACGGTACGGTTGTCTTGTGTGCAAATATGAATTCTTTGCTTATACAAGTTTTGAAACGAGCAGGAGTTCGGGCACTTGTCTCATTGCCCAAGACCGAGAGCTTTTCGTCATTTCCAGATGACAATTTTCCCAATATCGTGATGAAACCCGAAGATGGAGTAGGTTTAGTGAAGTATGCTTCTTCAGATTCAAGTCCTATTGTCGAAGTACAGTTGGGCCTGACGTCTCTAGGTGTGAAACCTGCGCCTTCAATGGCATCTTTTTCTTCTCGAGGGCCATATCCACCGAGCCCAAATATTATGAAGCCTGACGTTACAGCCCCTGGTGTTAATATTTTTGCAGCGTGGCTTCCAAATACCACAGAGGGAGACAATTATGCTATCCTCTCAGGCACGTCCATGTCATGCCCTCATGTGGCCGGATTGGCAGTTCTGATGAAAGCAATTCACAGCGAGTGGAGTCCCGCAGCAATCAAATCTGCCATCATAACCACTTCCTACAGACTCAGCAATTCCAACAAAGCTATAATGGACCTTGGCTACAGAGGTAACCCTGCCACGCCTTTTGATATGGGAGCAGGCCACGTCGACCCTAATAAAGCCGTCGATCCTGGACTCGTCTACGACATCAGCGTCGAAGACTATGCCAATTATCTGTGCACTCTCAATTATACCACCAAGCAAATTCAAACAATTACCGGAACCCCTGTTTCATGTCCTAGCGGCCTCGATTTGGGATCGGACGGTCTAAACTATCCCTCCTTCACTGCAATTTTCAACAAGAATGCCACCTCGTCCTCGTCTTCCACATTCAAAAGAACATTGACGAATGTGGGAGACGACATATCGTATTATAAGGCTGTCCTTGAGGTACCCAAAGGACTCAAAGTGCAGGTGATTCCTGATGCTGttgaatttaagaagaaatttgagAAGGTGAATTTTACTGTCGTAGTGGAGGTAGAGGAAGGTGTGGGAAACGAATTTGTGTTGTACGGATATTTGACTTGGGTTGATGAAAATGGCCATGTGGTGAAAAGTCCTGTGCTGGCACTCTTTCAATAA